Proteins encoded within one genomic window of Triticum aestivum cultivar Chinese Spring chromosome 2D, IWGSC CS RefSeq v2.1, whole genome shotgun sequence:
- the LOC123052971 gene encoding probable disease resistance protein At5g45490: MAQQSGNDLKAVMEKLLQAFEDEVDSELPHREVLDHIFRILKANKEKIISEPPEVGKKEKLPELLRSIGDALQQCKARSKQQQSESDKAKSKKMTMPSVSDCNPFKSRPSQLSVDPLLEQTIAILGDVPPPSPSPDQDAGEETVTEYYEWTTSYVDESRIYGWDKEANEVVDALVGKEGEDEDQVLFRTAGIAGIHGSGKTALAQKVFVHDRIKDAFPLRLWVCVGPPDHEDRFNLLYRMLDNLGLDTAKVEDIVDKADVVVKAATDEDKDKSRIGVLLFILYVTLYKTGYLIVFDDIRAYSDWYSNLTLQPPKDGEWYERLAYGLPKARKSAVLVTCRSEDGAGVMVRTGGVFHPPKLEGEEGWKLFHREYKEAKDKDKGEEEEEDKLYKELQEMKEEIIGKCLGLPVGIVQAAKGFAALEHEPEADAKDNAAADQAATSKDRTWTCN; the protein is encoded by the coding sequence ATGGCGCAGCAAAGCGGCAACGATCTGAAGGCCGTAATGGAGAAGCTGCTCCAGGCGTTCGAGGACGAAGTGGACAGTGAGCTGCCCCACAGGGAGGTGCTGGACCACATCTTCCGCATCCTCAAGGCCAACAAGGAGAAGATCATCTCGGAGCcaccggaggtggggaagaaggaGAAGCTGCCCGAGCTGCTGCGCAGTATCGGCGATGCCCTGCAGCAATGCAAGGCACGGTCCAAGCAGCAGCAGTCTGAGTCTGACAAGGCCAAGAGCAAGAAGATGACAATGCCGTCGGTGAGCGACTGCAACCCTTTCAAGTCTCGACCCTCGCAGCTGTCCGTCGACCCCTTGCTGGAGCAGACCATCGCCATTCTCGGCGAtgttcctcctccttctccttcccctgATCAGGATGCAGGAGAGGAGACCGTGACGGAGTACTACGAGTGGACAACGAGCTACGTGGATGAGAGCCGGATATACGGCTGGGACAAGGAAGCCAACGAGGTGGTGGACGCCCTCGTGGGCAAGGAGGGCGAAGACGAGGATCAGGTGCTGTTCAGGACGGCGGGCATCGCGGGGATCCACGGCAGCGGCAAGACGGCGCTGGCGCAGAAGGTGTTCGTCCACGACAGGATCAAGGACGCCTTCCCTCTCCGGCTCTGGGTCTGCGTGGGCCCGCCGGACCACGAGGACAGGTTCAACCTCCTCTACCGGATGCTCGACAACCTCGGCCTCGACACCGCCAAGGTCGAGGACATCGTCGACAAGGCCGACGTCGTCGTCAAGGCAGCCACCGACGAGGACAAGGACAAGTCCAGGATCGGCGTGCTGCTCTTCATCCTCTACGTGACGCTGTACAAGACGGGGTACCTTATCGTGTTCGACGACATCAGGGCGTACAGCGACTGGTACAGCAACCTGACGCTGCAGCCACCCAAGGACGGCGAGTGGTACGAGCGGCTCGCCTACGGCCTGCCCAAGGCCAGGAAGAGCGCGGTGCTCGTCACCTGCCGCAGCGAGGACGGCGCCGGGGTGATGGTGCGCACCGGCGGCGTGTTTCACCCTCCCAAGCTCGAGGGCGAAGAAGGGTGGAAGCTCTTCCACAGGGAGTACAAGGAGGCCAAAGACAAGGacaagggcgaggaggaggaggaagacaagcTTTACAAGGAACTCCAAGAGATGAAGGAGGAGATCATCGGAAAGTGCCTCGGCCTTCCGGTGGGCATCGTCCAGGCGGCCAAGGGCTTCGCCGCGCTCGAGCACGAGCCGGAAGCTGACGCCAAGGATAACGCTGCCGCGGATCAGGCTGCGACGAGCAAAGACCGAACCTGGACCTGCAACTGA